The genomic interval TTTGATgcacatttttcttcttttgttccTTTCCTGCTGATTGTTGGAGAAGATTGTTTACTTTGTTCAAAATGCAGTAGTGTTGGCTCGAGACAACTTCAGATGCCCTTCGGCATTTAGTTGAAGGTTCTCAGTTAAATATCCTGGCAGAAATCTTTTGGTCCAATGGGTTCTTTGTCTTCCTTTGGAGGCTATGTTTTGAAAGAAGCTCTAGAATCTTTCATGATCAAGAAACTAACAATGTCTTCTTTGGAGTTTGGTTACTCTTTTCGCTTCTATTTGGTCCTCTACTTCTAAATTCTTTTGTAATTAGAGCCTAGTTGGGCTCTTTTCTTTGTAAGTTGTTCTGTGGGGATACCCCATCTCCCCCTCCTTTTGTATCTCTCTTTGATAATGAAAGTTAtgtttcttataaataaaaaaaacaacctaATCCACCCGGACAAGCCTTTTCTAATTGTATTGTTTATGTCCAACCTTATTCAATTTGTTCCTCCTTTCATCCACAAATAATTGGCGGTTAGGACTGTGTCTAGAGTTTGTAGCTTATCTTCAAGAAATTGTCTAGCAGCACTGTTTTAATTTGTTCTGCTTAAACATTTGCTATAATTGATGATTCAAGTTATTAAACCAATGCCCATAGTTGTCTTTACCATGGCTTTCTTGGGAACTAAGCAGTTGTATCATGTACGTCTCATTTATGTGTTCATTTTTTATTGAAGAAGAATACTAGGTAGTTGTAAATCTggataaataaatatcattatataaTTTTACAATGGGCATTGGAAGTTTTGGCGATGTGAAATTTCCTTGTACATGTACTTACAAGTTATTACAGGAGATGAATGGTTgattaaaatggaaaatttacaTACTTCGTTGGCTGTGCAGATGGCAAGGACTCAGAAGAACAAAGCTACTGCTCATCACTTGGGCTTGCTCAAGGTATATATATCCTTGTGGTTTGatggattttattttaaaaaatatataaaaggaaaacattttcattgatgaaattaaaaattacattgaacttcaatgcatttttatcttgtgaaaaaaaaaaaaaaaattacgttGAAGTTTAGTAGAAGTATCATCAAATAACTAAATACATGAAACAACCACCACCAGCAAACCAACTGTAAGCTCAACAATTAACTAAAGAAACCATAAAACCGCACCACTATATCTTGAGACCAGCATATAAAACCGCACCACCGCCAATCACTTACTCCTTCATATAActgtaaaataaaatcaaacaatgATCTGATATTGAATAAGTATcttatttctctctattttccttACATTTGCACACTACTCAAAGGCcgtattattttattctttttgatTTCTGATTAGCTTAACAGTTAGTCCTGACTATATGTAATGTTATTCACTTACAAACTCTCAAAACACTTGTGGTCTAATAGGCTAAACTTGCAAAGTTACGGAGGGAACTCATTGCACCTGCATCAAAAGGAGGTGGTGGTGCTGGTGAAGGTTTCGATGTCACCAAAAGTGGCGATGCAAGAGTTGGTTTGGTTGGTTTCCCTTCCGTCGGAAAATCTACATTACTCAATAAATTGACTGGTACCTTTTCAGAGGTATAAAAAACTCGtttgattttctttctttctttctttctttctttttttttttttttttttttttaatatctattCTTATCACTTCACAGTGATGGTATTTATTGCGATTTCTTTATATTCAATGACATTTACTTACATAAAGATATCAACAGAAAATATAACACTGTGATGTTATAAATCCTCGTTGAAACTGATGTTACTTAACAATGTCAAGTTAATCTATATATCTGCAATGATTTGGTCTGTAGTCTTGTTAAACATTAAAATAGCCGTTGGTTAGGTGTTAGCCTAACAGCCATATGCATTTATAACGCTAGGGATTAAACTAGCCATTAACAAGGTTCTTTCAAAGGGCAATATAAACCCCTTTGCTTCTTGTGCAAAATCAATTGAtttaacttaataaaattaaaacccCTTTCCTTCTTGTGCAAAATCAATTGATTTAACTTAATAAAATCCCCTCTTCTTGGTGTACACAGTGCATGTCCCGTCTTTATTCACAAAACAATTTGTGTAGAGGAATTTAGGATGTTTCTGGTGTGTTCTTACATGCATATGGTTATAGTTTTTGATAGGTTGGTTGTCTTGAGATCTGATGCATAGACTTGAGTATTGTAGGTGATATCCCCTCACCCCCTTGTCAAACCtcgagaaaaaaagaagaagctcAGGATATGTAtgcatatacaatatattaagGGCTTGTATGGTAGGCAATCTAAAAACaacaatttgaaaataaaggattcaaagaaaatatagttatatttcatgttttcagatCTGTGTTTGATAACAGATTAAGAAATTGGATTCTAGtttaaacaattgttttaaatatgtttgatgctatatttataaaccataaaaCTAGTTGTATTGTAGTGTATGGTATTTTGTGAAGTCTCACAAATTGTTGTCTTTACAGGTTGCTTCATATGAATTCACTACTCTAACTTGCATACCGGGTGTAATTGGGTATAGAGGAGCTAAAATTCAGGTGCTGTTATTATTTCAGATTTCTGCCATTTTCTTATGCTTTATTACTCTGTTTCCATTGAGTAATGAGGGTTAATATTTGAGCACACTTTCTTTGtcagtagtttttctaaaagaaataatttttttatcgtTACCGTTTTGCcaccttttaaaaataaaatttgaattgaacTTGTACTTTATTGTGAATGGCAGTTACTTGATCTCCCTGGTATTATTGAGGGTGCTAAGGATGGAAAGGGAAGAGGAAGGCAGGTAAAACATGATAAATCTATTAACACTTCTCGTATTGATATCATTCAGTCTGATTCGGTTCTTCAGTGGATATTGGTTATCTCCATTATTTTAAAGTCTTTtcatatgtatgtatatatatgtgtgtgtatgtgtgaaAGATGGCAGGTAAAATATGATAAATCTGTTAACACTTCTTGTTTTGATATCATTATTTAGTCTGATTCAGTTCAGCTGTCATTGGATATTGTGTGCGCTTGCACGTGCGCATGTGTGTCCCCAGAGAAATAGAGAATCTAATAAGGAACCAAACATCACTGGAGGATCTCTCCCGTAAAGATTGTTGTTTTTCTCGTCCCACAAAATAGCACACTCCAACCTGCCACAAGACAATGAGAGGAGACATTTTAATCAATGGTTTCTTAAATTGGGAaacaaattcaattaattagacAGACCAATTTTAGCATACAACACAAAAATTATAAAGACTTCCTCGAGCTCGTGCTCAACTAATTCTCTTGTCCTATTAACAATCCAATGTATTCGTCCAGATTCTTAATTAGAATAATACATTATTAAAACTTCTTTTAATGGCTTCTATTAGAAATCCAAATCGTGGTTCCCATTCAAGATGTCACTAAGTCATGCATCCTAAAAATAGAAATTGGACTTTTTACCTTTGAAAGAGCTCCCAAAATTAAGATGAAAAAGAGGTcttaatagaaaccctaatggGCCTAACCACATTGTTGAGACGCTGGGGGCAGCATCTTGATGCCGtcccaaaatttacaaaatacCCTTAATTTTTGCACACATGACTTTTTCATCAATTTCCACAAAACTTTGTAGTGTCAAGATGCTGAATGGCTGAGGCTGATTGCAACATGAGATTTTGAcccacttttcttcttttctctctaattcttcttctattcACTTGGGGTCTCCAATTCTtgacaatttctttttttcataaGAAACAATTTTATTGATTGAATGAAATATCCAAAGAGATAGAAAGTGGCCCATATGACGGagtacaaaatattttttcaattaaagagaaggaaattcaaACTAGGACTTTTTAGAGGTGGTAAActtttacaaaagaaaaagggCATCGAATGCAGCCAACTCAAGGACCTCTCCAGCAGCTTTTTCTTGATTATGGAATATTCTGTTGTTTCTTTCGGTCCAAATCTTCCACAAAACAGCCCTAATTAAGCTAGACCAAAGATCCCTATTGTAATTTCTTTGCTTGGGGTTTTACccttatatatattaatgagtTGTTTCTTTTACCAAAAGGAAGCGCTCAATAATTAAGCCCTTAATCTGAACTAGGACTTTTTAGAGGTGGTAAActtttacaaaagaaaaagggCATCGAATGCAGCCAACTCAAGGACCTCTCCAGCAGCTTTTTCTTGATTNNNNNNNNNNNNNNNNNNNNNNNNNaaagaaagaagaagaagaagaagaaagaaaagactaaTGAATCACTCATATACttttttccatttccattttgcTACTAAGATATGGGCTGAACAGTTCTGTTGTCCCCCACTTGACTCCCTTAATTGGATCAGGATGCTATTTATTGATCACCATTCAAGGCTACAAAAGCTCATCTTTGGTCTAGCTTAATCTTTTTTGGTAAAAGAAACAATTCAGTTATATATATAAGGGTAAAACCCAAGCAAAGAAATTACAATAGGGATCTTTGGTCTAGCTTAATTAGGGCTGTTTGTGGAAGATTTGGACCGAAAGAAACAACAGAATATTCCATAATCAAGAAAAACTGCTGGAGAGGTCCTTGAGTTGGCTGCATTCGATGccctttttttttgtaaaagttTACCACCTCTAAAAAGTCCTAGTttgaatttccttctctttaattgaaaaaatattttgtactCCGTCATATGGGCCACTTTCTATCTCTTTGGATATTTCATTCAATCAATAAAATTGTTTcttatgaaaaaagaaattgtcAAGAATTGGAGACCCCAAGTgaatagaagaagaattagagagaaagaagaaaagtggGTCAAAATCTCATGTTGCAATCAGCCTCAGCCATTCAGCATCTTGACACTACAAAGTTTTGTGGAAATTGATGAAAAAGTCATGTGTGCAAAAATTAAGGgtattttgtaaattttgggaCGGCATCAAGATGCTGCCCCCAGCGTCTCAACAATGTGGTTAGGCccattagggtttctattaacCTTTTTTCATCTTAATTTTGGGAAGCTCTTTCAAAGGTAAAAAGTCCAATTTCTATTTTTAGGATGCATGACTTAGTGACATCTTGAATGGGAACCACGATTTGGATTTCTAATAGAAGCCATTAAAAGAAGTTTTAATAATGTATTATTCTAATTAAGAATCTGGACGAATACATTGGATTGTTAAAGGACAAGAGAATTAGTTGAGCACGAGCTCGAGGAAGTCTTTATAATTTTTGTGTTGTATGCTAAAATTGGTCTgtctaattaattgaatttgttTCCAATTTAAGAAACCATTGATTAAAATGTCTCCTCTCATTGTCTTGTGGAGGTTGGAGTGTGCTATTTTGTGGGACGAGAAAAACAACAATCTTTACGGGAGAGATCCTCCAGTGATGTTTGGTTCCTTATTAGATTCTCTATTTCTCTGGGGACACACATGCGCACGTGCAAGCGCACACAATATCCAATGACAGCTGAACTGAATCAGACTAAATAATGATATCAAAACAAGAAGTGTTAACAGATTTTATCATATTTTACCTGCCATCTTTCACACatcacacacatatatatacatacatatgaAAAGACTTTAAAATAATGGAGATAACCAAATATCCACTGAAGAACCGAATCAGACTGAATGATATCAATACGAGAAGTGTTAATGATTTATCATGTTTTACCTGCCTTCCTCTTCCCTTTCCATCCTTTAGCACCCTCAATAATACCAGGGAGATCAAGTAACTGCCATTCACAATAAAGTACAAgttcaattcaaattttattttaaaaggtGGCAAAACGGTAacgataaaaaaattatttcttttagaaaaactactgaCAAAGAAAGTGTGCTCAAATATTAACCCTCATTCTCAATGGAAACAGAGTAATAAAGCATAAGAAAATGGCAGAAATCTGAAATAATAACAGCACCTGAATTTTAGCTCCTCTATACCCAATTACACCCGGTATGCAAGTTAGAGTAGTGAATTCATATGAAGCAACCTGTAAAGACAACAATTTGTGAGACTTCACAAAATACCATACACTACAATACAACTAGttttatggtttataaatatagcatcaaacatatttaaaacaattgtttaaaCTAGAATCCAATTTCTTAATCTGTTATCAAACACAtatctgaaaacatgaaatataactatattttctttgaatcctttattttcaaattgttGTTTTTAGATTGCCTACATACAAGCcttaatatattgtatatgcaTACATATCCTgagcttcttttctttttctcgaGGTTTGACAAGGGGTGAGGGATATCACCTACAATACTCAAGTCTATGCATCAGATCTCAAGACAACCAACCTATCAAAAACTATAACCATATGCATGTAAGAACACCCAGAAACATCCTAAATTCCTCTACACAAATTGTTTTGTGAATAAAGACGGGACATGCACTGTGTACACCAGAAGAGGGGATTTTATTAAGTTAAATCAATTGATTTTGCACAAGAAGGAAAGgggttttaattttattaattaaatcaattgatTTTGCACAAGAAGCAAAGGGGTTTATATTGCCCTTTGAAAGAACCTTGTTAATGGCTAGTTTAATCCCTAGCGTTATAAATGCATATGGCTGTTTAGGCTAACACCTAACCAACGGCATATTTTAATGTTTAACAAAGACTACAGACCAAATCATTGCAGATATATAGATTAACTTGACATTGTTAAGTAACATCAGTTCAACGAGGATTTATAACATCACAGTGTTATATTTTTCTGTTGAATATCTTTATGTAAGTAAATGTCATTGAATATAAAGAAATCGCAATAAATACCATCACTGTGAAGTGATAAGaatagatattaaaaaaaaaaaaaaaaaaaaagaaagaaagaaagaaagaaagaaaatcaaaCGAGTTTTTTATACCTCTGAAAAGGTTACCAGTCAATTTATGAGTAATGTAATTTTCCGACGGAAGGGAAACCAACCAAACCAACTCTTGCATCGCCACTTTTGGTGACATCGAAACCTTCACCAGCACCACCACCTCCTTTTGATGCAGGTGCAATGAGTTCCCTCCGTAACTTTGCAAGTTTAGCCTATTAGACACAAGTGTTTGAGAGTTTGTAAGTGAATAACATTACATATAGTCAGGACTAACTGTTAAGCTAATcagaaatcaattttttttttttttttttttttgcaaagacAGCACCATAATGGAGAGAGTAGAACAAGGGGCAACTTTTTTGGAGCTATCCATTGTATTAAGACATGAGTGAATAATTTCCCGCAGAAGGAACTTAATTCGGTTCGGGAAAGTAGACTTCCAAATTTACTTGTAAAGAAGATGATGACGACGACGACGATGATGATGGGGGCTCAATGAGAGATGTGATATCAAAGATTTTAGTGTGTAAATGCCAGTGTTGCCAAACTTCTACAGCCATTGGTTGGTTTGGTTATATGCTCGGATGTCCCATTGTTTCTCAATAAGTCCTCTTAAAACTCTGTTTTAACTTAGAATGCTTATAACTTACAAAATAACCCAATACAATGTGAAAGCTCTGAAATACATCACAAAACTAAAAATAGCTTAGGCCTAAGTATCACTCACTATGTTCGTCATCAGATTGCTGAGAGACGTCCATTACCTTGGCATTAAAGTTGATCGAGTGTTGGAGAGTTAGTGAACTGGGGCTCACTGGAAAATTATACTAGGTTCACCTTCAAGTGGGAGAAGATTGTGTTAATTGGATGGAATAACCAAATGGGACCTTTACATCCAAGTCTGCCTCCCTATCTGCTACGGGAAGAACCCCAGAAGAATGATGAGTTTTCATTGGGTTAAGTCTATCTAGAATTGGAAATATCCCTAAAAAGCTGAAATTCTTTGTGGTCTCTTATTGCCAAGCTAGAAAAATTCCTCTCTGAGGTTGATTGAATCTCTCCTTATCTAATTGTCGGTCTGCTTCACATGGATCCACTACCTCGTTTGAGTGCTGCTTTTTTCTCATCTTCATCCGGGTTCCTAAATTTCTCTTTGGAATTTCTTTCATTATCTTGAACTTGATAGTGAAGGTTTCAGAATgggctttttcttcttttctttttcggtATGCCGCTCCGCGATCAAGGAGCGAAAGAACCAAGTGCGCTGTGGTGATGTCAGAATTTGCACCTATTTGTATCTATTTAGTGATCAGTCCGCTAGTTTCTTTGATCCCACTCGGTGTTCCTTTTCCATTTGCTTCCAATAGTTCAACCTATCCAGAAAAATTGTCGGCCTATGAATGTGGTTTCGATCCTTCTGATGATGCCAGAAGTCGTTTCGATACAATTTTATCTTGtttccattttatttattatccttgATCCGGAGGTAACCTTTTCCTTTCCTTGGGCAGTACCCCTCTCAACAAGATTGATCTGTTTGGATCTTGGTCCATGATGGcctttttattgattttgacAATTGGATTTCTCTATGAATGGAAAAGGGGTGCTTCGGATCGGGAGTAATCACTAGTGAGAGAGCAAAAAGAGGGGGGAGAGAGTACAGAAAGAAAACCGTTTTCAAGAGACAAACTGCACCAGTGAATCGCTttcctcctttcttcttttcttcattcCATGCATTCCTCTTTCTTTGAAAGAAGTCAAAAAAAGAATCTAGCTTTTGCTTGGACTCCttaatgaatataattaaaattgcaTGTGTTAAGCGTTTGAATAGCTGTCTTGGTATTCTTTTTTTGAGAAGTAGAAATGGTTAGCCAAAGACTTCCATCAATGAACATGAGAAAGAAGCATCTCTTTTCTAAGATTAATATGAGGCCGACAGAGAAGTCTGACTTCTATTACCTCATTTATATAATAGTGCTCATTGTCCTCCCTCGCATGGCTCTGATTcactttttcttcaaaattttttagGAAAGGAATTTAGAAAGCTTCAGGTCCAGATGGTAAACTCTTTTATCAGAGGAGAGAGTCGGCAAAAACCTATGAAAAGATGCTAGAATTAGCATGTTGAGCTGTCTCAACTGGATCAGTTCTTGGCTGTTGAGTTTAGGCAGCTAGTGCTATGGAACTCATGTGCAATCGGGATTCCCTGGGGTTGTCTCGGTCCTGCTTTTAGGAGCAAGCTTACCTTACTTATGGTGTTTGAGTAAGGTTTGGAACCCCGAGTAGCTATGCTTGTCTCCTATGAGACTAGATATCTTGAGTAGGTGTGGGCTCTTCCttaaatcatttatttattcaaGGCCCTTTTTTTCCCCACAGGGTCAGGCCTTTATTTTCAGAGAATTGGGCTCTAGTTTTGTTTAGCTAATAGAATAGACAGTTGGTCAATGGAAACTTTGATGGGTATGAGATTCAAGAGCAAGGCAAAGACCCTTTGATTGTGCCGTTAGAGCCATTCTCTGGTTAATTTGGAAGGAGAGAAACCTTTTTAGTATAAGATGACAGTAGAGGTTTCTTTTCTTTATAGTGTACAGTTCTTGGCTTCTTGGAGTTCAGATCATAAAGATTCTTTCGTAATTGAAGTCTTTTCATGATTACCACAAATAGAAAAGCCTTTATATGATAGTTTGTGGGAGGGGTTTCCTCTACCCCTGCCCTCAGGCAGTCCTCTTCTGCGTTTTAATAATATATCACACTATGtttcttaaaataattatcaaatagggGCCTAAATGATtgtaaggaaaattattttaatctcTGTGACCTTTCAGGATGAGTGAGGTCAAGATTAGATGCCTTTCAAGTGAAACTGAATAATTAATTCTAGTATCAAGATTAGAGGTCAAGATTAAACTGAATATTTTAATCTCTGTATAATTCAATTTATGTGTGGGCGGAGAGATGAATTCTGTTGTATTTTTGTTATCCCTCATCTTATTCTTCTTTAATGGTTTACATTCATGTAGGTTATCAGTACAGCCAGGACATGCAATTGCATTATAATTGTTCTTGATGCAATAAAGCCTATCACACACAAACGTCTAATAGAGAAAGAGCTTGAGGGATTTGGCATCAGGTAAATTTGTGATGGTTCCAAGTTAGCATGTGATATTACTCGTGTGGTGTCAAAAAgttttatatgtatattttattGAGACCAAAATCAAGAAGGTACAATCAGGAAAAGTAATTTGGTTTTAATGACCTTAAGTCTGTCTCTTAAAACCAGCTTGCTGAGCTGAGCATGACCTTTTGGTGTTGACTGGAATACTGGACAAACACTTCCTTGTCAACCAAGATATTACCTTAATGCTCAATACGCTTACAAGGTAAAATAGGTGGACAAATATGTGGGATATTTTTTGCCTTTGGAAACTACAAGAACGCTATGTTAAATCTCGCACTTCCCCATGAATCCATTTGTTACCATTCTAGCTTCTGTTTGTTATTATATCCTCTAAAACCACCTTTTTGTCGTATTGTGACCTTGTGGCCTGGCTTCTGATTGATTCTCAGCTTTCTTGGAAACTATTTACAGTTATGGGTGTTTTCATTAGTGAAAAAATTGAATGTTTCCACGTTCATTTTCCATTTGTTATGGAtaactttcatttttattaaaagaacaTGTTAGGGAAAAAGGAATCTAGATATCCATCCCACTCAAATTAACAACTTGGAGATTTCAAGGAAATATCTCCGATTTGATAATATCATAGTTACAAGATGATCacaaattatatgtgataaaaAAGTTTTGAAGGATGAAGTCTACAATATCAAAATTACATAA from Benincasa hispida cultivar B227 chromosome 10, ASM972705v1, whole genome shotgun sequence carries:
- the LOC120088816 gene encoding LOW QUALITY PROTEIN: NADH-ubiquinone oxidoreductase chain 3-like (The sequence of the model RefSeq protein was modified relative to this genomic sequence to represent the inferred CDS: inserted 2 bases in 1 codon; deleted 2 bases in 1 codon), with amino-acid sequence MSEFAPICIYLVISPLVSLIPLGVPFPFASNSSTYPEKLSAYECGFDPSDDARSRFDXQFYLVSILFIILDPEVTFSFPWAVPLNKIDLFGSWSMMAFLLILTIGFLYEWKRGASDRE